The following are encoded together in the Serratia sp. UGAL515B_01 genome:
- a CDS encoding serine/threonine protein kinase, whose translation MNSSAFNFETLSPDLIMDALEGVGLRIDSGLTALNSYENRVYQFMDEDRKRYVVKFYRPERWSAVQIDEEHQFAYDLFQNEIPAVAPLVLQGNTLHTHAGFLFTVFPSVGGRQYEIDNLEQLEWVGRFLGRIHQVGRESLFIERPTMGIEEYLAAPRQVLASCDLVPKAQRDAFLHATDTLIAAIKPHWQPNWQPLRLHGDCHPGNILWRDGPLFVDLDDARNGPAIQDLWMLLHGERREQLMQLDILLEAYSEFAEFDQRELTLIEPLRAMRMVYYLAWVARRWQDPAFPRNFPWMVESDFWLSQTAAFIEQVKLLQEPPLQLMPMY comes from the coding sequence ATGAACAGCTCAGCATTTAATTTTGAAACCCTTTCTCCAGACCTGATTATGGATGCATTGGAGGGAGTTGGTTTACGCATAGATTCTGGGCTGACAGCGCTGAATAGTTATGAAAATCGCGTTTATCAGTTTATGGATGAAGATCGTAAACGTTATGTAGTGAAGTTTTATCGGCCTGAGCGTTGGAGTGCAGTGCAAATTGATGAAGAGCACCAGTTCGCATACGATTTATTTCAAAACGAAATTCCAGCTGTTGCGCCACTTGTTTTACAAGGAAATACCTTGCACACGCATGCAGGATTCCTTTTTACCGTATTTCCGAGCGTGGGTGGTAGGCAGTATGAGATAGACAATCTTGAACAACTGGAATGGGTGGGCCGTTTTCTTGGCCGTATTCACCAAGTTGGCAGAGAGAGTCTGTTTATTGAGCGACCGACTATGGGAATTGAGGAGTATCTCGCTGCGCCACGGCAGGTTTTGGCCAGCTGTGATTTGGTACCCAAGGCACAGCGAGATGCTTTTTTACACGCTACCGATACGCTTATTGCTGCCATTAAGCCGCATTGGCAGCCGAATTGGCAACCGCTACGTCTGCATGGTGACTGCCACCCGGGTAACATTTTGTGGCGTGATGGACCATTATTCGTTGATCTTGATGATGCACGTAATGGGCCAGCAATACAGGATTTGTGGATGCTGTTGCACGGTGAACGTCGCGAGCAACTGATGCAATTAGACATTTTACTGGAAGCTTATAGTGAATTCGCCGAATTCGATCAGCGGGAACTGACGCTGATTGAACCACTTAGGGCGATGCGCATGGTGTATTATCTGGCCTGGGTAGCTCGCCGCTGGCAGGATCCTGCATTCCCTAGAAATTTTCCGTGGATGGTGGAGTCTGATTTTTGGCTATCTCAGACCGCCGCATTTATTGAACAGGTTAAGCTGTTACAGGAACCGCCTCTGCAGCTGATGCCAATGTATTGA
- a CDS encoding YihD family protein — MKTHRVNELIELLQPAWQQEPDLNLIQFLQKLAKEAGFQGNLADLSDDILIYHLKMRGSANTDQIPGLKKDYEEDFKTALLRARGVIKD, encoded by the coding sequence ATGAAAACGCATCGTGTAAATGAATTAATCGAGCTACTTCAGCCTGCTTGGCAACAGGAACCAGATCTCAATCTGATTCAGTTTTTGCAAAAACTGGCTAAAGAGGCGGGATTTCAGGGGAATTTAGCCGATCTCAGTGACGACATTTTGATTTATCACTTAAAGATGCGCGGTAGCGCTAATACTGATCAGATCCCGGGCTTGAAGAAAGACTACGAAGAAGATTTTAAAACTGCGTTGTTACGTGCTCGCGGCGTGATAAAAGATTAA
- the mobA gene encoding molybdenum cofactor guanylyltransferase MobA, translating into MRADITGVILAGGRSIRMGGEDKGLIQLGDKALYQHVLKRLIPQVNHVIISANRNLHSYQKSGLPVVSDSMADYPGPLAGMLAGLTYARTEWVVFTPCDVPDFPINLVEKLWQHKDKALAAYASDDQRDHPTFALLHTSLVKEITHYLVQGERKLMLFMAAVNAKKIIFSSQQDIFRNLNTPNDCQKWLQEKGINQ; encoded by the coding sequence ATGCGTGCAGATATAACTGGCGTTATCTTAGCAGGTGGACGTTCTATCCGAATGGGGGGCGAGGATAAGGGATTGATTCAGTTGGGTGATAAAGCTTTATATCAACACGTACTAAAGCGATTAATACCGCAGGTAAACCATGTGATCATCAGCGCTAACCGCAACTTGCATAGTTACCAGAAAAGTGGTTTACCGGTCGTCAGTGACTCAATGGCAGATTACCCTGGCCCGTTAGCCGGTATGTTGGCAGGGCTTACCTATGCACGCACAGAATGGGTAGTCTTTACTCCCTGTGACGTACCTGATTTTCCCATCAATCTAGTAGAAAAACTTTGGCAACATAAAGATAAAGCACTCGCCGCCTATGCAAGTGATGACCAACGTGATCACCCAACGTTCGCTCTACTACACACTAGCCTTGTTAAGGAAATAACTCATTATCTGGTTCAAGGGGAAAGAAAATTGATGTTATTCATGGCTGCGGTTAATGCAAAAAAAATTATATTCAGTAGTCAACAAGATATATTTCGCAACTTGAATACTCCTAACGATTGTCAGAAATGGCTACAGGAAAAAGGAATAAATCAATGA
- the mobB gene encoding molybdopterin-guanine dinucleotide biosynthesis protein MobB translates to MKGSLPPLLAVAAYSGTGKTTLLKQLIPLLKQQQVRVGLIKHTHHNMEVDTPGKDSYELRKAGAEQTLVASDRRWALMTETPEQKALDLKYLASRFDGSKVDLILVEGFKHEPINKILLYREEIGKPLATMLDKYVIAVASDKKIEKLALPLLNINQPEMIALFITEWLVRRNGW, encoded by the coding sequence ATGAAAGGCTCTTTACCTCCGTTATTGGCTGTAGCCGCATACAGCGGTACAGGCAAAACGACGCTTCTTAAACAATTAATACCGCTACTAAAACAGCAACAGGTGCGTGTTGGTCTGATTAAACACACTCACCACAATATGGAGGTGGACACTCCAGGTAAAGATAGTTATGAACTGCGTAAAGCGGGTGCAGAGCAAACATTAGTCGCCAGCGATCGACGCTGGGCATTAATGACGGAAACGCCAGAACAAAAAGCGCTGGATCTAAAATACTTGGCCAGCAGATTTGATGGTAGCAAAGTAGATTTGATCCTAGTAGAAGGATTCAAGCATGAACCAATCAATAAAATTCTTCTTTATCGTGAGGAAATAGGGAAACCTCTAGCAACCATGTTGGATAAGTACGTTATTGCCGTAGCCAGCGATAAGAAAATTGAAAAATTAGCACTACCGCTACTGAATATCAATCAGCCTGAAATGATCGCCCTGTTTATCACCGAATGGTTGGTAAGGAGAAACGGATGGTGA
- a CDS encoding FadR/GntR family transcriptional regulator, translating into MKFDAQQQAAQRNLSYLLAEKLGQRILAGEYQAGSILPGEMELGEQFGVSRTAVREAVKMLAAKGMLLPRPRIGTRVMPQSQWNFLDQDLLTWWMTKENFTRVMQHFLILRTSLEPQACSLAAAKASTQQKAQLISLIAEMRALHIDFDRERWIEVDTQYHQLIYEASANPFLTSFANLFSSVYQSYFRAITGNEVIKLHHHQAIVDAIVAGDSNTALTACQTLLHDNG; encoded by the coding sequence ATGAAATTTGATGCTCAACAACAGGCCGCTCAGCGTAACCTTTCTTATCTGCTTGCAGAAAAACTTGGCCAACGGATCCTGGCAGGTGAATATCAGGCAGGTAGCATCCTGCCTGGTGAAATGGAATTAGGAGAACAATTTGGCGTCAGCCGCACTGCAGTTCGCGAAGCTGTAAAAATGCTGGCAGCAAAAGGTATGTTGTTGCCACGCCCACGCATTGGCACCAGGGTGATGCCTCAGAGTCAATGGAACTTTCTCGATCAAGACTTGCTGACATGGTGGATGACTAAGGAAAACTTTACTCGAGTGATGCAGCATTTTCTTATCCTGCGAACTTCGCTTGAACCTCAAGCCTGTTCACTGGCCGCGGCCAAAGCAAGCACACAGCAAAAAGCGCAACTAATCTCCTTAATAGCAGAGATGCGAGCATTGCATATTGATTTCGACCGCGAACGCTGGATTGAAGTTGATACTCAGTATCACCAACTGATTTACGAGGCCAGTGCTAACCCATTTCTAACCTCGTTCGCTAACCTGTTCAGTTCCGTCTATCAGAGCTATTTTCGGGCAATTACAGGTAACGAAGTGATCAAACTGCATCATCATCAGGCGATCGTAGATGCCATTGTGGCTGGTGACAGTAACACCGCACTCACAGCATGCCAGACGTTGCTTCACGATAATGGGTAA
- the mdtD gene encoding multidrug transporter subunit MdtD, giving the protein MTKSARSMAGLPWIAAMAFFMQALDATILNTALPAIAKSLERSPLAMQSAVISYTLTVAMLIPVSGWLADRFGTRRVFILAVSLFTLGSLLCALSPTLSFLVTSRVLQGIGGAMMMPVARLALLRAYPRSELLPVLNFVTMPGLVGPIMGPLLGGWLVTYATWHWIFLINIPIGLLGIIYARKYMPDFTTPKRPFDFKGFILFGLSLVLVSTGLELFGEQVLASYISLGIFLSGFVMLFGYIIHARRHPQPLIGLDLFKTRTFSVGIAGNVASRLGTGCVPFLMPLMLQVGFGYSAIIAGCMMAPMAVGALTAKSTVTQVLRWFGYRNTLVGNTIIIGVLIAQFSLQSPGMSFWIMILPLFVLGMAMSTQFTAMNTISLGDLNDTNASSGNSVLAVTQQLSISFGVAVSAAVLRFYESMSIGTMIEHFHYTFITMGIVTIASSLVFMLLKKKDGDNLITGKDKQRKEAKATG; this is encoded by the coding sequence ATGACAAAATCTGCACGCAGCATGGCTGGGTTACCTTGGATAGCTGCTATGGCTTTCTTTATGCAAGCGTTGGATGCCACCATCCTCAATACTGCCTTGCCTGCCATTGCAAAAAGTCTTGAACGTTCACCATTAGCAATGCAGTCAGCCGTTATCAGCTATACCTTGACGGTAGCGATGTTGATCCCGGTCAGCGGTTGGTTGGCGGACCGATTTGGCACCCGCAGAGTATTCATTTTAGCTGTTTCACTTTTTACTCTTGGCTCACTATTATGTGCCCTCTCCCCAACATTGAGCTTTCTGGTAACTTCACGTGTGCTACAAGGGATTGGTGGTGCCATGATGATGCCAGTAGCACGTTTGGCGCTATTACGTGCTTACCCACGCAGTGAGCTGCTCCCCGTTCTGAACTTTGTTACCATGCCTGGCTTGGTCGGCCCGATCATGGGGCCGCTGCTTGGTGGTTGGTTGGTCACCTATGCAACCTGGCATTGGATATTCCTGATTAATATTCCAATTGGGTTACTCGGCATTATTTATGCGCGCAAGTACATGCCAGATTTCACCACACCAAAGCGCCCATTTGATTTCAAGGGTTTTATACTATTCGGCCTGAGTCTGGTCTTGGTCTCTACCGGTTTAGAACTGTTTGGCGAACAGGTGCTTGCTAGCTACATTTCTTTGGGGATATTTCTCAGCGGTTTTGTCATGCTGTTCGGCTATATCATTCACGCTCGTCGACATCCCCAACCTCTTATTGGATTGGATCTTTTCAAAACCCGTACCTTTTCCGTCGGTATTGCCGGTAACGTTGCTTCACGCTTAGGCACAGGTTGCGTTCCTTTCCTGATGCCTCTGATGTTACAAGTAGGTTTTGGTTACTCAGCGATAATCGCGGGTTGTATGATGGCCCCAATGGCTGTGGGGGCACTCACGGCCAAGTCTACTGTCACCCAAGTACTGCGTTGGTTTGGCTACCGTAACACGTTGGTTGGCAACACTATCATCATCGGTGTGTTAATTGCTCAATTTTCACTGCAGAGTCCGGGCATGTCATTCTGGATCATGATATTGCCGCTGTTTGTCCTGGGAATGGCAATGTCGACACAATTTACCGCCATGAATACCATCAGCCTAGGGGATCTCAACGATACCAATGCCAGCTCAGGTAATAGCGTGCTCGCCGTTACCCAGCAACTTTCTATTAGCTTTGGCGTGGCTGTTAGCGCGGCCGTATTACGTTTCTACGAATCGATGTCCATCGGTACCATGATCGAACACTTTCACTATACCTTTATTACCATGGGGATAGTGACCATCGCCTCTTCCCTGGTTTTTATGCTATTGAAAAAGAAAGATGGCGATAACCTGATAACCGGCAAAGACAAACAAAGAAAAGAGGCTAAAGCCACAGGTTAA
- the rbsR gene encoding ribose operon transcriptional repressor RbsR, with translation MTTMKDVARLAGVSTSTVSHVINNNRFVSDSIRNKVMTAVEQLNYAPSALARSLKLNTTRTIGMLVTSSNNPFYAEVVRGVERSCYERGYSLILCNTEEDAARMNRSMETLLQKRVDGLLLMCTENHRPSEDALSRYPSLPIVMMDWAPFEGANDIIQDNSLLGGEMATDHLIARGYHRIACIAGPADKTTARHRLDGYRRAMHRAGLEILPGYEVHCDFEFEGGVNAMKQLLALAEPPHAVFAGNDAVAVGVYQALYQAGLVVPDDMAVMGYDDIKLAKYLSPPLSTIHQPKDSLGELAVDALIDRLQNPEREAQVLVLTPELVERASVGYR, from the coding sequence TTGACCACCATGAAAGATGTTGCTCGCCTGGCGGGTGTCTCTACCTCGACAGTGTCACACGTGATTAATAATAATCGTTTTGTCAGTGACAGTATCCGTAACAAAGTGATGACCGCCGTTGAACAGCTTAACTATGCTCCCTCCGCACTGGCGCGTAGTTTAAAACTTAATACTACGCGTACCATAGGTATGTTAGTTACCTCCAGCAACAATCCGTTTTATGCTGAAGTCGTGCGTGGGGTTGAGCGCAGTTGCTATGAACGTGGTTACAGCCTAATCCTGTGCAATACTGAGGAAGATGCGGCACGAATGAATCGCAGTATGGAAACATTGCTGCAAAAACGCGTCGATGGTTTGTTATTGATGTGCACTGAAAACCACCGCCCTTCAGAGGATGCACTGAGCCGCTACCCTTCTCTGCCTATAGTGATGATGGACTGGGCGCCATTCGAAGGAGCCAACGATATCATTCAGGATAACTCGTTGCTGGGTGGTGAAATGGCTACCGATCATCTGATAGCTCGTGGTTACCACCGCATTGCCTGTATCGCCGGGCCAGCAGATAAAACCACCGCACGCCATCGTTTGGATGGCTATCGCCGCGCAATGCATCGTGCTGGTCTTGAAATTTTACCGGGTTATGAAGTGCATTGCGATTTTGAGTTTGAAGGTGGCGTAAATGCAATGAAACAGCTCTTGGCCTTGGCTGAGCCGCCTCATGCGGTATTTGCTGGTAATGATGCGGTTGCTGTGGGTGTCTATCAAGCGTTGTATCAAGCTGGGTTGGTGGTGCCAGATGACATGGCTGTCATGGGTTATGATGATATTAAGTTGGCCAAATATCTTTCCCCACCGCTTAGCACCATTCACCAGCCAAAAGATTCGCTGGGGGAATTGGCGGTTGATGCCTTAATCGATCGCCTGCAAAACCCCGAGCGTGAAGCTCAGGTTTTAGTGTTGACGCCTGAACTGGTGGAGCGTGCCTCGGTTGGTTACCGTTAA
- the rbsK gene encoding ribokinase: METGQLVVLGSINADHILNIEQFPRPGETVIGKQYKVAFGGKGANQAVAAGRSGANIAFIACVGADDIGERIRQQLATDGIDTHPIEAVAESTTGVALIFVNAEGENVIGIDAGANAAVTPEYINRYRQTIINADALLMQLESPLETVIAAAKLAKQHGTQVILNPAPACELPDDLLAMIDMITPNETEAQRLTGIAIDDDQDAARAANVLHDKGVGCVIITLGSRGVWLSENGNGRLVPGFKVTAVDTIAAGDTFNGALVTGLLEGKTMNDAVCFAHAAAAIAVTRPGAQSSVPWREEIDAFLQQQESNS, translated from the coding sequence ATGGAAACAGGCCAACTGGTGGTTTTGGGCAGCATCAATGCCGACCATATCCTCAATATCGAACAGTTTCCCCGGCCAGGTGAAACGGTCATCGGGAAGCAGTATAAAGTTGCTTTTGGTGGTAAAGGGGCTAACCAAGCAGTAGCCGCTGGGCGCAGTGGCGCGAATATCGCGTTTATTGCCTGCGTAGGAGCTGACGACATTGGTGAACGTATTCGTCAGCAACTGGCTACCGATGGCATTGATACCCATCCAATTGAAGCCGTTGCTGAAAGTACTACCGGTGTTGCATTGATATTTGTGAATGCAGAAGGTGAGAATGTTATTGGCATTGATGCAGGTGCTAATGCGGCGGTTACACCGGAATATATCAATCGTTATCGACAGACGATTATCAATGCGGACGCACTGTTAATGCAGTTGGAGTCACCACTTGAAACGGTGATAGCCGCTGCCAAACTGGCAAAACAGCATGGCACTCAGGTGATCCTCAATCCAGCACCAGCCTGTGAACTACCTGACGATCTTTTGGCGATGATTGATATGATTACCCCGAATGAAACTGAAGCTCAACGGTTAACGGGGATCGCGATCGATGATGACCAAGACGCCGCTCGTGCTGCCAACGTGTTGCATGATAAGGGGGTCGGCTGTGTGATTATCACGCTTGGTAGCCGTGGGGTGTGGTTAAGTGAAAACGGCAATGGCAGATTGGTTCCGGGTTTTAAGGTCACAGCAGTAGATACCATTGCCGCGGGTGATACGTTCAATGGTGCGCTGGTGACCGGCCTGCTTGAAGGTAAAACCATGAATGATGCGGTATGTTTTGCTCACGCGGCTGCCGCGATTGCTGTCACCCGGCCAGGTGCTCAGTCTTCGGTGCCGTGGCGTGAAGAAATTGACGCCTTTCTGCAGCAGCAGGAGTCAAACAGTTGA
- the rbsB gene encoding ribose ABC transporter substrate-binding protein RbsB, translating to MKMKKLATLVSAFALTATLSANALAKDTIALVVSTLNNPFFVSMKEGAQQEANKLGYNLVVLDSQNNPAKELANVQDLMVQNPKLLLINPTDSDAVGNAIKMANQAKIPVITLDRAAAKGEVVSHIASDNRAGGKMAGDFIAKKAGADAKVIQLEGIAGTSAARERGEGFKQSLEQNKFKLLASQPADFDRTKGLNVMQNLLTAHPDVQAVFAQNDEMALGALRALQTAGKNDVVVVGFDGTDDGVKAVEGGKMAATVAQRPDQIGVIGVETADKILKGEKVPATIPVDLKLVTQ from the coding sequence ATGAAAATGAAAAAACTGGCAACTTTAGTTTCGGCTTTCGCGCTAACCGCCACGTTGAGTGCTAATGCTTTGGCAAAAGATACTATCGCGCTGGTGGTATCTACCCTTAATAACCCGTTCTTTGTTTCAATGAAAGAAGGAGCACAGCAGGAAGCCAACAAGCTGGGTTACAACCTGGTGGTGCTGGATTCGCAGAACAACCCGGCGAAAGAGTTGGCCAACGTTCAGGATCTGATGGTTCAGAACCCGAAACTGTTACTGATCAACCCAACTGATTCTGATGCAGTAGGTAATGCCATCAAGATGGCCAATCAGGCCAAGATCCCGGTAATCACTCTGGACCGTGCAGCAGCCAAAGGTGAAGTGGTCAGCCATATTGCTTCTGATAACCGTGCAGGCGGTAAAATGGCTGGTGACTTTATTGCCAAGAAAGCGGGTGCCGATGCCAAGGTTATCCAGTTGGAAGGGATTGCTGGTACTTCTGCCGCGCGTGAACGTGGGGAAGGTTTCAAACAGTCTCTGGAGCAGAACAAGTTTAAACTGTTGGCCAGCCAGCCAGCGGACTTTGATCGCACTAAAGGCTTGAATGTCATGCAGAACCTGTTGACTGCGCATCCTGACGTGCAGGCTGTGTTTGCACAAAATGACGAAATGGCACTGGGTGCACTGCGTGCGCTGCAAACAGCCGGTAAAAACGATGTGGTCGTAGTGGGCTTTGATGGTACCGATGATGGGGTGAAAGCGGTTGAGGGAGGCAAGATGGCTGCAACGGTAGCGCAGCGTCCTGACCAAATCGGTGTGATAGGTGTTGAAACTGCTGACAAGATCCTCAAAGGTGAAAAGGTTCCTGCTACCATTCCGGTTGATCTGAAACTGGTTACCCAATAA
- the rbsC gene encoding ribose ABC transporter permease yields the protein MSSQSVAKRWFSKEGLLEQKSLIALLVLIAVVSSMSPNFFTVNNLFNILQQTSVNAIMAVGMTLVILTSGIDLSVGSLLALTGAVAASIVGFEINAVVAVAAALALGAAVGACTGVIVAKGKVQAFIATLVMMLLLRGVTMVYTNGSPINTGFTDVGDAFGWFGIGRPLGVPTPIWIMAIVFIAVWYMLHHTRLGRYIYALGGNEAATRLSGISVDKVKIIVYSLCGLLAALAGVIEVARLSSAQPTAGTGYELDAIAAVVLGGTSLAGGKGRIVGTLIGALILGFLNNGLNLLGVSSYYQMIVKAVVILLAVLVDNKSNK from the coding sequence ATGAGTTCACAGAGTGTTGCAAAGCGCTGGTTCAGTAAAGAGGGGTTGTTGGAGCAGAAATCGTTGATTGCACTGCTGGTGCTGATTGCGGTGGTTTCCTCAATGAGCCCGAATTTTTTCACCGTTAATAACCTGTTCAATATTCTGCAGCAAACGTCAGTCAACGCCATTATGGCGGTTGGCATGACACTCGTGATCCTGACCTCCGGCATCGATTTGTCTGTGGGATCGCTGCTTGCGTTAACGGGAGCCGTAGCCGCTTCCATTGTGGGTTTCGAAATAAACGCCGTGGTTGCCGTTGCAGCTGCGCTGGCATTAGGGGCCGCAGTAGGTGCCTGTACAGGCGTTATCGTTGCAAAAGGTAAGGTTCAGGCGTTTATTGCTACCTTGGTCATGATGTTGCTGTTACGCGGCGTGACCATGGTGTATACCAACGGTAGCCCCATAAATACCGGTTTTACCGATGTTGGCGATGCCTTTGGTTGGTTCGGGATTGGCCGTCCGTTAGGAGTACCCACCCCGATTTGGATTATGGCAATCGTATTTATCGCTGTCTGGTACATGCTGCATCACACCCGCCTTGGGCGCTATATCTATGCGCTGGGTGGCAACGAAGCTGCAACTCGTCTTTCGGGCATCAGCGTCGATAAAGTTAAAATCATCGTTTACTCGCTGTGTGGCTTGCTGGCGGCACTGGCTGGGGTGATTGAAGTTGCGCGTCTCTCTTCCGCACAGCCTACTGCCGGAACCGGCTACGAGTTGGATGCTATTGCGGCCGTCGTTCTTGGTGGTACCAGTCTGGCAGGTGGTAAGGGGCGTATCGTCGGTACTCTGATTGGGGCACTGATCCTGGGTTTCCTTAACAACGGTTTGAATTTACTGGGCGTTTCCTCCTACTACCAGATGATCGTAAAAGCAGTTGTTATCCTGCTGGCGGTTTTGGTAGACAACAAAAGTAACAAGTAA
- the rbsA gene encoding ribose ABC transporter ATP-binding protein RbsA, with product MQPLLQLKGIDKAFPGVKALSGAALNVYPGKVMALVGENGAGKSTMMKVLTGIYSKDAGSQYFLGKEVFFKGPKESQEAGVGIIHQELNLIPQLTIAENIFLGREFVNRFGRIDWKRMYAEADKLLARLNLRYSSHRLVGELSIGDQQMVEIAKVLSFESKVIIMDEPTDALTDTETASLFNVINELKAEGRGIVYISHRLKEIFEICDDVTVFRDGQFIAESPVAELQEDTLIEMMVGRKLEEQYPRINQSRGEKRLQVSHVSGPGVQDVSFTLYRGEILGVAGLMGAGRTELMKILYGAAPRKSGTINLDGHEVVTHSPQDGLANGIVYISEDRKRDGLVLGMSVKENMSLTALRYFSRSGGSLKHADEQQAVSDFIRLFNIKTPSMEQPIGLLSGGNQQKVAIARGLMTRPKVLILDEPTRGVDVGAKKEIYQLINQFKQEGLSIILVSSEMPEVLGMSDRILVMHEGHLSGEFPIEQATQEVLMAAAVGKQYGVKQE from the coding sequence ATGCAACCTCTACTGCAACTGAAAGGGATCGACAAAGCTTTTCCCGGCGTGAAGGCGCTTTCTGGTGCCGCTCTCAACGTTTATCCCGGCAAAGTGATGGCGCTGGTAGGAGAGAATGGTGCCGGGAAATCCACCATGATGAAAGTGTTGACCGGTATTTACAGCAAAGACGCGGGTAGTCAGTATTTTCTCGGTAAAGAGGTTTTTTTCAAAGGACCGAAGGAGTCGCAAGAGGCGGGAGTAGGCATCATTCATCAGGAACTGAACCTGATCCCACAGCTGACGATTGCCGAGAACATCTTTCTTGGCCGTGAATTCGTCAATCGCTTTGGCCGTATTGATTGGAAACGTATGTATGCCGAAGCGGATAAACTGTTGGCGCGGCTGAACCTACGCTATAGCAGCCATCGGCTGGTGGGGGAACTGTCGATTGGCGATCAGCAAATGGTGGAGATTGCCAAGGTGCTGAGCTTTGAATCCAAAGTCATCATTATGGATGAACCCACCGATGCCCTGACCGATACTGAAACAGCCTCATTGTTTAACGTGATCAACGAGCTGAAAGCTGAAGGGCGTGGCATTGTCTATATTTCCCATCGTTTGAAAGAGATTTTTGAAATCTGCGACGATGTGACCGTTTTCCGTGACGGGCAGTTTATTGCCGAGAGTCCGGTGGCCGAGTTGCAGGAAGATACGCTGATTGAAATGATGGTAGGGCGCAAGCTGGAAGAACAGTATCCACGTATTAACCAGTCACGCGGTGAAAAACGCCTGCAAGTTAGCCATGTTTCAGGTCCTGGTGTGCAGGATGTCAGTTTTACTTTATATCGTGGCGAAATTTTAGGTGTTGCGGGCCTGATGGGGGCCGGGCGTACCGAGTTAATGAAGATTTTGTACGGTGCGGCACCACGTAAAAGCGGAACGATAAACCTTGATGGCCATGAGGTGGTCACCCATTCCCCTCAGGACGGGCTGGCAAATGGCATCGTCTATATCTCGGAAGATCGCAAACGTGATGGACTGGTGTTGGGAATGTCGGTGAAGGAAAACATGTCACTGACTGCACTGCGCTATTTCAGTCGTTCCGGCGGCAGCCTGAAACATGCGGATGAGCAGCAGGCCGTGAGTGACTTTATACGTTTGTTCAACATCAAAACGCCTTCGATGGAGCAGCCGATTGGTCTGCTTTCCGGTGGTAATCAACAGAAAGTGGCGATTGCCCGTGGCTTGATGACTAGGCCTAAGGTGTTGATCCTCGACGAACCGACACGCGGTGTCGACGTGGGAGCAAAAAAAGAGATTTATCAGTTAATCAACCAGTTTAAGCAGGAAGGGCTGAGCATCATTCTGGTTTCTTCAGAAATGCCGGAAGTGCTAGGGATGAGTGATCGTATTCTGGTCATGCATGAAGGGCATCTCAGTGGTGAATTCCCTATTGAACAGGCCACCCAGGAAGTGCTTATGGCCGCGGCCGTCGGCAAGCAATACGGCGTAAAGCAGGAGTAA
- the rbsD gene encoding D-ribose pyranase, whose product MKKGVLLNSDVSAVISRLGHTDQITICDAGLPIPAAAQRIDLALTQGIPTFLQVVEAVTQEMQVESALLAEEIVKQNPLLHEALLIQLGQLGQLQGNTISIGYISHSDFKVKTEHSRAVIRSGECSPYANVILCSGVTF is encoded by the coding sequence ATGAAAAAAGGCGTTCTACTGAATTCGGATGTTTCTGCGGTTATTTCCCGCCTCGGCCATACCGATCAGATCACTATTTGCGATGCAGGGTTACCCATTCCAGCCGCAGCGCAGCGCATTGATCTGGCATTGACCCAAGGAATACCTACATTTTTGCAGGTCGTGGAGGCAGTGACGCAGGAAATGCAGGTAGAAAGTGCCCTCTTGGCGGAAGAGATTGTTAAGCAAAATCCGTTACTCCATGAAGCGTTGCTGATTCAACTGGGTCAACTTGGCCAACTCCAGGGAAATACCATCAGTATTGGCTATATCAGCCACAGTGATTTTAAGGTAAAAACCGAGCACAGCCGTGCGGTGATCCGCAGTGGAGAATGTTCGCCTTATGCGAATGTGATCCTCTGCTCCGGCGTAACTTTCTGA